The Lycium barbarum isolate Lr01 chromosome 9, ASM1917538v2, whole genome shotgun sequence genome has a segment encoding these proteins:
- the LOC132611921 gene encoding uncharacterized protein LOC132611921: MASDREKSYADLKRCEIEHQIMRFGQKGKLSPRFIGPYEVLERVGPVAYKLALPQELDKIHNVFHVSMLRIYHSDPSHFLPIESIEVTPDLTYEEEPVQILAHDTKELRNKEIPLEKFLWRNHSGKDVLGSEKRICEFNIPICFETSIR; encoded by the exons ATGGCTTCAGATAGAGAAAAGTCTTATGCTGATCTTAAGAGGTGTGAAATTGAGCATCAA ATTATGAGATTTGGCCAAAAAGGAAAACTTAGTCCTAGATTTATTGGACCATACGAAGTACTTGAGAGAGTTGGCCCAGTTGCATATAAACTAGCTCTTCCACAGGAGTTAGATAAGATCCACAATgtctttcatgtttctatgcttagaATATATCACTCAGATCCATCTCATTTTCTTCCTATTGAATCCATTGAGGTCACTCCTGACTTGACATACGAAGAGGAACCTGTCCAAATCTTGGCGCATGACACAAAAGAGCTTAGAAACAAGGAAATCCCATTAGAAAAATTCCTTTGGAGAAATCATTCTGGCAAAGACGTACTTGGGAGCGAGAAGAGGATATGCGAATTCAATATCCCCATTTGTTTCGAGACTAGCATAAGG